The following proteins come from a genomic window of Sulfurospirillum arsenophilum NBRC 109478:
- the ciaB gene encoding invasion protein CiaB codes for MSQKFENDLQRFYDLLGERQRALGSYFSIVESENYDERIEAFIDAFLVSIELSCIRENRVAALTRLINLRDEQMVQALEKEGKDEVFISLAKEKAYVWVKEFYLKAHGELLSQVDKEWLFSPFYRRILRGIHEIGIAMSTWQSHWTEHIINTINPLLELEYSKDHEAIAQMLHVKGLLDPDPSGQDGDRSYSVLEKVEGGYIAKAYATAFVKEVQHVRNALQSLCDDLSEMEDPDWDQKAFYIDYFKALDDAFGEEDRRELIAKWAEVDRKWMKITAPIQIGHPLEYYEDHYKKAVALEWDVRVSNPENKGAYGTFERILKMFIRLLDQNGENALHVKENVLSNLKRVQLYIGRPALFYAAEFNGLFSAQVVPNDETVSRELGKKIFAFADNILDGLRAKPFLKINQEVLGEAFMNDEREIIFHQASLWHQVYEVSTIGHEFGHILWMDHDTETRMNQSGVFKNIEEFKATTGGLVAFFMDEDASLSLPLLRDVIKRSIGLIGWMKTGEVEPYYCEGLIHLTGLFQSGILKFDKTLEIDLSEEAYKTLKAWYLQTYTELLQHYLAKADAKLFLERFVNKEEGQYMPKDQNVKAFVDYYWALHQRMGRDIDESVKREDWL; via the coding sequence ATGAGTCAGAAATTTGAAAACGATTTACAGCGGTTTTACGATCTTTTGGGCGAACGCCAAAGAGCATTGGGGAGTTACTTTAGTATTGTAGAATCCGAAAATTATGATGAGCGTATTGAAGCATTTATTGATGCTTTTTTGGTAAGCATTGAGCTTTCATGTATCCGTGAAAACAGAGTAGCCGCCCTTACACGTTTGATTAATCTTCGCGATGAACAGATGGTTCAAGCACTTGAAAAAGAGGGCAAAGATGAGGTTTTTATCTCTTTGGCGAAAGAAAAAGCTTATGTGTGGGTGAAAGAATTTTACCTTAAAGCTCATGGTGAACTCCTTTCCCAAGTGGACAAAGAGTGGCTTTTCTCTCCTTTTTACCGTCGTATTTTGCGTGGAATCCACGAGATTGGCATAGCAATGAGCACATGGCAATCACACTGGACTGAACACATCATCAATACGATCAATCCACTTTTAGAACTTGAATATAGCAAAGATCACGAAGCTATTGCACAAATGTTACATGTAAAAGGTTTGCTTGACCCAGACCCATCAGGGCAAGATGGCGATAGATCTTATTCTGTTTTGGAAAAAGTAGAGGGTGGTTATATAGCAAAAGCCTATGCAACAGCATTTGTTAAAGAGGTTCAACACGTCCGAAATGCCTTGCAGAGCTTATGCGATGATCTCTCCGAGATGGAAGATCCTGATTGGGATCAAAAAGCATTTTACATTGATTATTTTAAAGCGCTCGATGACGCTTTTGGTGAAGAAGATAGACGTGAGCTAATTGCAAAATGGGCTGAAGTGGATCGAAAATGGATGAAAATCACCGCACCGATTCAGATCGGACATCCTTTGGAATACTATGAAGATCACTATAAAAAAGCAGTTGCCCTCGAGTGGGATGTGAGGGTTTCTAATCCTGAAAACAAAGGTGCTTATGGGACGTTTGAGCGCATTCTCAAAATGTTCATCCGCCTTTTGGATCAAAATGGAGAAAATGCTTTACATGTAAAAGAAAATGTCCTCTCAAATCTTAAGCGCGTACAGCTTTACATCGGACGTCCCGCTCTTTTTTATGCGGCAGAATTCAATGGTCTTTTTTCCGCACAAGTCGTCCCTAATGATGAGACGGTAAGTAGAGAACTTGGCAAAAAAATCTTTGCCTTTGCCGATAATATTTTAGATGGGCTCAGAGCAAAACCTTTCTTAAAAATAAACCAAGAGGTTCTAGGCGAAGCATTTATGAATGATGAGCGAGAGATCATTTTTCACCAAGCTTCTTTATGGCATCAGGTGTATGAAGTAAGCACCATTGGGCATGAGTTTGGGCATATTTTATGGATGGATCATGACACGGAAACGCGAATGAATCAAAGTGGTGTTTTTAAAAATATTGAAGAGTTTAAAGCAACCACGGGTGGGCTTGTGGCTTTCTTTATGGATGAAGATGCAAGTCTTAGTCTTCCACTTTTACGCGATGTAATCAAGCGTTCAATCGGACTCATTGGCTGGATGAAAACAGGTGAGGTTGAGCCTTACTATTGTGAAGGATTGATTCATCTTACAGGGCTTTTCCAAAGTGGCATTTTGAAGTTTGATAAAACACTAGAGATCGACCTCTCAGAGGAAGCTTATAAAACACTCAAAGCATGGTATCTTCAAACCTATACGGAACTTTTACAACACTATCTTGCCAAAGCAGATGCGAAGCTTTTTTTAGAGCGTTTTGTGAACAAAGAAGAGGGGCAATATATGCCAAAAGATCAAAATGTCAAAGCATTTGTGGATTATTATTGGGCGTTGCACCAACGTATGGGACGCGATATTGATGAGAGTGTGAAGCGCGAAGATTGGCTATAA
- a CDS encoding DEAD/DEAH box helicase: MLFSQLNLSEPILKAIQDEGYTTPTPVQEKAIPPILEGRDMLAGAQTGTGKTAGFTLPILELLSKKPHSKAKPLLRVLILTPTRELAAQVGESVKAYGKYLPFKSAVIFGGVGIHPQIQTMRAGIDILVATPGRLLDHISQGTIDLRHIDTFVLDEADRMLDMGFIKDIRRVISLLPAKRQNLLFSATYSDDIKKLCESILKNPAIVEVARRNTSSELVNQRVIMVDCKRKTALLGKLINENKWEQVLVFTRTKHHANKVSEYLAKIGISSAAIHGNKSQSARTKALSDFKNGSIKVLAATDIAARGLDIDQLPHVVNLELPNIAEDYVHRIGRTGRAGNNGEAISLVCVDEHDYLRGIEKLINKKFEREIVEGFEPDPNIKAEPIQQGRGSKPQGQPRRRDNAPREYVEKRRERQR; this comes from the coding sequence ATGTTATTTTCACAATTAAATCTTAGTGAACCCATTTTAAAAGCAATTCAAGATGAAGGCTACACAACCCCAACTCCCGTGCAAGAAAAAGCTATTCCTCCTATCTTAGAGGGTCGCGACATGCTTGCGGGTGCTCAAACAGGAACAGGAAAAACCGCTGGTTTTACCCTTCCGATCTTAGAATTACTCTCTAAAAAACCTCACAGTAAAGCTAAACCACTTCTTCGTGTACTCATCCTCACACCTACTCGAGAGCTTGCCGCGCAAGTTGGGGAAAGTGTTAAAGCGTATGGTAAATACTTACCCTTTAAAAGTGCCGTTATTTTTGGAGGCGTTGGCATTCATCCCCAAATTCAAACCATGCGTGCAGGCATTGATATTCTTGTTGCAACGCCGGGTCGTTTGTTAGACCACATTTCACAAGGCACGATTGATCTTAGACATATCGATACGTTTGTTCTCGATGAAGCCGATCGCATGCTTGATATGGGATTTATCAAAGATATTCGCCGTGTCATTTCTCTACTCCCTGCAAAACGTCAAAACCTGCTCTTTTCAGCGACCTACTCCGATGACATCAAAAAACTCTGTGAGTCGATCTTGAAAAATCCAGCAATTGTCGAAGTAGCACGTCGTAATACCTCCAGTGAACTCGTGAATCAACGTGTCATTATGGTGGATTGTAAACGCAAAACGGCACTTTTGGGCAAACTAATCAATGAGAATAAATGGGAGCAAGTACTGGTCTTTACACGCACCAAACACCATGCCAATAAAGTCTCTGAGTACCTTGCCAAAATCGGTATCAGTTCAGCCGCCATTCACGGAAACAAAAGCCAGAGTGCGCGAACCAAGGCTTTGAGCGATTTTAAAAATGGCTCGATTAAAGTACTCGCGGCTACAGATATCGCAGCACGTGGTCTGGACATCGACCAACTCCCACATGTCGTCAATCTTGAACTGCCAAACATTGCGGAAGACTATGTTCACCGTATCGGAAGAACTGGGCGCGCAGGCAATAATGGTGAAGCCATCTCTTTGGTATGCGTGGATGAGCATGATTACTTACGTGGTATTGAAAAACTGATCAACAAAAAGTTTGAGCGTGAAATCGTCGAAGGCTTTGAGCCTGATCCTAACATCAAAGCAGAACCAATTCAGCAAGGTCGTGGATCAAAACCACAAGGTCAACCAAGACGCAGAGACAATGCGCCTCGTGAATACGTCGA
- a CDS encoding ABC transporter permease, producing MQNIPLLNLLYMLPPLFIVAFYYYAWVGKKTEIALATLRMSVQLILIGYVLTSLFSTNSLWLLALLVAVMMTAASLIARRNIRHKDLQTYFAILGAIALGGSFNLALVLWGVLDLENPLEPRFVIPLAGMIYANAMNAISLCAERYEKEREHHEKEKARAIAFKASMIPQINSFLAVGFVSLPGMMTGQILSGVDPLIAVRYQIVVMAMILSSGAMSNILYLTYIAHKES from the coding sequence ATGCAAAATATTCCTCTTCTTAATCTACTCTATATGCTTCCACCTCTTTTCATAGTTGCTTTTTATTATTATGCATGGGTCGGCAAAAAAACAGAAATAGCGCTTGCAACACTGAGGATGAGTGTACAGCTGATTTTGATTGGGTATGTTTTAACCTCATTGTTTAGCACCAATTCACTTTGGCTTTTAGCTCTTTTGGTTGCGGTGATGATGACAGCAGCTTCACTGATTGCCAGGCGTAATATTCGTCATAAAGACCTGCAAACGTATTTTGCCATTCTTGGTGCTATCGCACTTGGAGGTTCTTTCAATCTTGCACTGGTTTTGTGGGGAGTTTTGGATCTTGAAAATCCATTGGAGCCTCGCTTTGTTATTCCTCTTGCTGGCATGATCTATGCGAATGCTATGAATGCTATCTCATTGTGTGCAGAGCGTTATGAGAAGGAGCGAGAACATCACGAAAAAGAAAAAGCCAGAGCGATTGCATTCAAAGCTTCGATGATTCCTCAAATCAACTCTTTCTTAGCCGTTGGATTTGTCTCCTTACCCGGCATGATGACAGGGCAGATACTTTCAGGGGTTGACCCGCTCATTGCTGTTCGCTATCAGATTGTGGTTATGGCGATGATCTTAAGCAGTGGCGCTATGAGCAATATTCTCTATCTCACGTACATTGCACACAAAGAGAGTTGA
- a CDS encoding acetyl-CoA carboxylase biotin carboxylase subunit, producing the protein MYARKITKVLIANRGEIALRIIRACKELEIKSVCVFSTIDANGVWVRKADESYLLKGDPIEVYLDYKNIVALAKEVGADAIHPGYGFLSENADFAQYCIDHDIIFIGPKPDHIALFGDKMASKIAMKAVGVPVLGGTDQPILQIGEAIKVANEIGFPVIIKAAFGGGGKGMRIVRKEEEFAAMFEAATKEAERFFGRGDAFIEKYVQNPRHIEVQVMADKYGNVIHLSERDCSIQRRHQKVVEIAPSPRLNPKVRNELLRASKKAMFKLGYESVGTVEYLVDEDDNFFFIEMNTRVQVEHTITEAITGMDIVQSMIRIAEGEPLPVMQEDIKFRGYAIEFRINAEDPKNGFIPSSGRITTYLSPGGPGVRLDAIGFKDYVVPTNYDSMIGKLIIVGLDWEGVVRKARRALDEFIISGIPTNIPLHRQIVRDEDFKNGIFNTTYLDKKLPTFTLDAILDIEEDETKHEHIAAIIAALKNQGK; encoded by the coding sequence GTGTACGCACGAAAAATCACAAAGGTATTGATCGCCAATCGCGGAGAGATCGCGCTTAGGATCATTAGAGCATGTAAAGAGTTGGAGATTAAGAGTGTTTGTGTTTTTTCAACGATTGATGCGAATGGTGTTTGGGTCCGAAAAGCAGATGAGAGTTATCTGCTCAAAGGCGATCCTATTGAAGTTTATTTGGATTATAAAAATATCGTAGCACTTGCCAAAGAGGTTGGTGCAGACGCGATTCATCCCGGATATGGCTTTTTATCTGAAAATGCTGATTTTGCACAGTATTGTATTGACCATGACATTATTTTTATTGGTCCAAAACCTGATCATATTGCACTTTTTGGTGACAAAATGGCATCTAAAATTGCTATGAAGGCTGTAGGGGTACCTGTTCTTGGTGGTACAGACCAACCTATTCTTCAGATTGGCGAAGCGATTAAAGTTGCAAACGAAATTGGTTTCCCTGTAATCATCAAAGCAGCGTTTGGCGGTGGTGGAAAGGGTATGCGTATCGTCAGAAAAGAAGAAGAGTTTGCGGCTATGTTTGAAGCTGCAACGAAAGAAGCCGAGCGCTTTTTTGGTAGAGGTGATGCTTTTATTGAAAAATATGTTCAAAATCCTCGCCATATTGAAGTTCAAGTCATGGCGGACAAATACGGTAACGTTATTCACTTAAGTGAACGTGACTGTTCAATTCAGAGACGTCATCAAAAAGTAGTTGAGATAGCTCCAAGCCCTAGACTTAACCCAAAAGTACGCAATGAGTTACTTCGCGCTTCTAAAAAAGCGATGTTCAAATTGGGTTATGAGAGCGTTGGAACGGTTGAGTATTTGGTTGATGAAGATGACAATTTCTTCTTTATCGAGATGAATACCCGTGTTCAAGTAGAACACACGATTACCGAAGCCATTACGGGTATGGACATTGTTCAAAGCATGATTCGCATTGCTGAGGGTGAACCACTTCCTGTGATGCAAGAAGATATCAAATTTAGAGGTTATGCGATTGAATTTCGTATCAACGCGGAAGATCCTAAAAATGGCTTTATTCCATCCTCTGGTCGCATTACAACGTATCTTTCACCAGGAGGCCCAGGTGTAAGACTGGATGCCATTGGTTTTAAAGATTATGTTGTGCCTACCAATTATGACTCCATGATTGGAAAATTGATCATTGTGGGTCTTGACTGGGAAGGTGTGGTACGAAAAGCAAGACGTGCTTTGGATGAATTTATCATCTCTGGTATTCCTACCAACATCCCCTTACATCGTCAAATTGTACGTGATGAAGATTTTAAAAACGGTATCTTTAACACCACGTACCTTGATAAAAAACTTCCTACATTTACACTGGATGCCATTCTTGATATCGAAGAAGATGAGACCAAACATGAGCACATTGCTGCGATTATTGCGGCACTTAAAAATCAAGGTAAGTAA